CACCTTCATTATGCATTTACGCAAGCTCCCATGTCCAAAGGAAGAAGAAGAAACAAGGACATTTCGAAATGAATTTAGAAATCTATATAATTGTGTTTGTTAAGTAAACAAATATATCTGTTGGCGGAGATGGTTATGTAGCATGAACATAGTGTTTAAAGTTCAAGGTTCAAACCGTGTGTGAAAAAAAAAAAATCATTAAAAATTTAGTGTCAAAACGACGTAGTATTGAAAAATGTTAAAATTATACACAGTCAAATACACATATATACGGCCGAGGGTTATATTGCGGTTTGACTGACACTTGGAGGGTTGACCCGTGGGTTTTTGAGTTCGCGAATTAATTTGCAAAAAAAAAACCACATTGAGGGTTTTTTTTTGCAGAAAACCCTTATAAATACCTTAAGTTTATTATAAAAGACAAAACTAACCCTCATAAATCACTTATAAATGTTTACGAATTATTTATAAAATTTTATATACTCAACCCCACCATACTCCTAAATTTTAAACCCTAAAAAATAATCACTAAACTCTAATCTCAAATGTTAAAGTATATTTGATTAAATGTATTTTTGAAAAGTGGTATCCAACTTAGTGTATTTCAAATAATTTCTCAAAATAAATTAGTTAAAATTCCTCATAATATTTATAAATAATATTGATCACACTATAGTATAATCTCAACGACAACAGAAAAGAAGGATACAGAGAATATTAATCATAATTTCAATAAATGAAGACTATATTATCTAAGAATACTAATCCATAAACTTAAAAATGAAATTTTAGCAAACATCTGACAATTACAAAAAATATCTTTGAACTAATAAAACATCATAGTCCTGATATTATATATATTAACTAGATCAAGTAGAAGAATATCTTATATTTTAGAATTTATATATTAGTATTTAAATTTTATAAAAAATATTTATCATTAAGAACTAAATCTTGACATTATACTGTCATATATGCATTTAACAGAATTAAATAAAAATATTTCAAATACATATATGCATGCTATAAGTATACAATAATATTATATTTTCATTGTCAAAAGACATATATGGACGCAATAAGTATATAATATTATACTTTCATTGTCAAAATTTGGTAAATACGAAGGAAAGCTAGTGATTGTGCATATGGATTAATCTTTTATGTAACTCAAATAGAAGGATAGGTAAATTATAATTAATTTTTTTATAACAGTGTAATATTGGTTAATACACATCAAAAATTATATATTGTTTTAAAATTATGATTAATAAATAATATAAATACGTTTATAAATACGCTTATACATTTATGTATACAAACAAAGATATATCTAAATATTAATTCTTTAAATGATATAATTTTATAATAACTTAATATGAAACTAATAAAGCATACTTTGAATACGATTTCATAGAAAATGTATATAAACCATTTATATTTTGTCGATTCATTTTTATTTTATTAGTGACACTAGTATAAAATGAAACTAACTATTAATATAAACTTGCAGTAGCGCAATTGAAAATCTAGTTAATTTTTTAGCAAATATTACCAAACCAAACTTTCTACATCAATAATGAAATTATAAGAATTACTAATTGAATATTTATGAATATTAAGTAAAAGTGAGTAGTTCGCGAATGATGTGATTGTATTTTTCAAGAGTTAATGCAATTTAAATGGCATGTTTGTCGGGTTCATAGATTTTTACCGTGGATATACAATCAGCCACCCAATTGCATTTATATTTTACAATTTAATGATTTTATACTGTCTTAACCACTTCACCGAAGCTTTTTACTGTGCATACACTGTCCAATATCATACACAAGTGAAGAGTTTGTGGTAGGTTGTTATGGTAGCTTGCAACGTGGAGTGGTTTCTCTCCTCTTGTGTTTTGAGGTTCAAGGTCATCAACTTATCTATTGTTAAGAATAAGCTTCAAATCGTAAGATAAGGCAGTATAAGAGAGATTTTATTGATTGCATGAGTCACAAGAATCAAACCACAAGGAAAACTTCTGTCGGAAAGAGAAAAAAAATACAAAACATAGTTTAGGTCTCTCTTAAAAAGAACCAACCATGAAAAACAACGTAGAAGAAGAACTCAGTTAAAGCAACATGTAAACCTTCCAGACTGCCATCATAGGTTGCATCAATGATTGCTTTCATCTTCAAAAACGAACTAAGGAAATGTGTCAAGAAGATGGTGAAGAAAATCAGAAACCAGATCTGAAACAGAGGCGGCAAGTCTGAAGCAAGATCCATAGACTCAGAAAAAGATATAGCAAGTTCAATCCTATACAAATACTACCATTACACAATAAAAACAAACAGACACCACCATACCAACAAATTTCTGGATTTTTGAAGCAAAGATCTAAACGAAGTTTCTTCAAAAAAAATGTTTACATCAAATATATCTTAACTCAGATACTTAAATAACCTCATGAAAAGAAACTAAAAATAAGGAAATAGAAACTTAAGAACCACATATCGAAGGAGCTTCGCTTGAAAGACTTTGGAGAAATTATGCAAGCAAGAGGGAGGAAGCGCAGTGACTCACTCTAGCCCTGTCCCAGCCTTTTTATACATCTCAAAACTAAATCAGGGATCACCACAAAAACTCAAGGAGGGAATAGGAATGATGAAATAACTTTTACATAGTATAGCTCAATGTAGCCAATCTTAGTAGTCTTCAAGTAATTCATTTTACCAACTATAATTAATTCAAGAAACTATAGCTAAACTACAATAAAGGAGAAAAAGAGTTCCGATCCTAACATATTTCCTAGGTCAAATATTTCTGTATTCGGGAATACTAATCCATTTTACTCGAAGGCATGAATGGAGCTGAGTCTGAATAAGAGTTCTAGGCAAGAATTGAATGCCGGCATCCTGTTCGGAAGCATGAATAATAACTTCATGCATTCCTGGATTATTTATTTTCAAAAATTATAATTTTTGATATACTTTTAGTTTTTTACTTCACTGGTTTTAGAATAAACATAAAATTAGCCATTTGAAATTTGGCTTTTCTTTTATATTTCAATTTCTTAGAATCTATACTATTAAAAAGGAATGAGTCTTAAAAAATCTACTTATACAAGGTTGTTGTATTTATTCATTAGCTAATTAATTTTTGGTCTTACCTTATTTATCTTTAACTATACAAGATTATTACTAATAGCATCCATATTAATTGCAAAATGATTATTTGATTTTTTTCCTTTACCTACAAAATTGTCTACCATATATCGATACTCTAAAAATCAAAACAAAAATTAGCGGACTTGGTTTAATTACGATTATAAAATACAAAATCAGGTTGCTTGCTCATTTTAGATATTTATTGAATTCAATAGTAACAGCCTACAAATCTTTATTATATACGTAGAATAAGTGTATAACTACATACTAAAACAAGTTAAGCTAATCAACATCCTTAAATAGGTTTATAATTTGTATTTTAAAATTTTGGGTACTCATTCGGTTTTTGATTTGGATCCGGTTCAGTTTTTTTTTAATCCAAAAATATAAGATATGCTCGATTATTTATGAAATTCATTTTAATTTTGGTTTTGATATTTCGGTTTGGCACGGTTCGGTTCTTCGATTTCAGATATATTTGTCCAGACTTATACACTATCTTATATAGAAATTCATATAAAAAATATTTATTTCATTCCAAAATTAAATCCGCGCTTTTGAAGCGCGGATCAAAATTTAGTATAACATTATAATATATTTAGGTTTATTTGATTTATTTTGCTTAAAACACTCCATCATGATAAAAAATGATTTATTTATTATTTTAACAAAAAGGTCATCAATAGCTATGAGATAAGTTATATATTTAAGTAGATTAATATATCTAGATATAATTTAAAAAATCCTAATATAAATTTAAGAAATTTATGTTTATTGGATTTCTTTTTGTCTAGATACAACAACTCGATAAACTTTTGATTTATTTACTAGCTTAATAAAATAATCGGCATTCACTTAATGAATTTTAATCATCAATTTATAACAACTATAAAATATAAGTAAAATTTCAAATATTTAAAACTCACAAAATTTTATAATATTATTTTAATTTTGTATTTTACTAAAAATCTATTAATGGTGATATATCTAAATATAGTTAATAGTGTTATTATTCTATCTATAAAATCTTATCAAACTATAAATTTGTATGAATGTTAGTGTACATGTTGTAATTACTTTCAAGTCATGTCAGTTTTTTTTTTAATAAACTGTTATAGTTTTTAAGTAAGCAACATTAATTTTTTCTTGAAAAATATAATCAATTTGTAAAATTCACTCGGCAAATAATAATGTTGCATTACCAAATAAGTAGCTAGTTTCGGACAAAAATGGTCTTGCTAAGAAAGAGTGAAGACTTTTCCATTTTGCCACTTCTTCATCCGCCAAAGCCGGGCATGATGCGGCGACTATCGCCTTCTCAGATGTCCGGAGCCGGACTTGGGATCGCTGCAATATCATACGTGGCGGTCGATTACATGAGATACGTGTCACCGTGGGGGCATTCTCGTCTTCAGCCAGTTCTCTGGTCGGTCCTGGTTCTCGCCGTCGTTACGCGTGTCCCTTTCTACAAGCACTGGTCTAAAGAGCTACGAGCAGCGATCCCTTTCCTCGCTTCTATCTTCTTTTTGCTTGGAGCTCTTCTCTTCGAAGCTCTTTGTGTTCGCTCTGTCACCGCCGTTCTTGGCTTAGATTGGCACCGGTAAACTAGATCTGCGTGGATCTTAGCTCGAAAGTTGATAGTTATGAGTGTTGACCTTGTTGGTGTTTCTGGATCTGATTTGAGTAGATCATGGTTTGACTTGAGTATCATAGATTTACAGTAATCTTTGGTTGAATGTTTATCATTATGAGCAATATTTAGTCGGAATCTTTAAGTTTCTAGTCGTTTATTCAATTTATGGTGGAAATAAGTGTAGCTTATCGTTATTACATTAATCTTTTCTTGGACGGTTAATGCATTTCTGTAACTATATTAACTACATAAACTAGAAATATTTAAGTTTATTTTCATTTATTCAATTAATTAAACAATCAAGTGAAAATTGAATATATAGTTTTATCAAAATTACAGTAATCTTTGGTTGAAGTGTTATTTATTTCTGTGACTTTATTATCAGTTTGAGTCTTTTATAAGTTACTATTCTTATATTCAGTTGAAAGTTGAAACGTTAACATTACAGTAATCTTTTATTAATGTTTATATTATATATTTCTGTAACTATATATTATCAGTATGAAAAATAATAGTAGTGCTAATCTTTGACAGGGATACGTCTCCACTTCCTGACACAGGCCAATGGTTCCTACTTGCACTAAACGAGAGCCTTCCCGAGGCAATTGTGGAAATCCTGAGAGCTCATATCATAGGATTGCACCATTTTCTTATGCTGTTTGTAATGCTGGGTTTCTCGGTAGTGTTCGACTCAGTGAAAGCTCCGGGTCTAGGATTAGGGGCACGATACATTTTCACCATGGGACTGGGCCGTCTTTTAAGAGCTATAACCTTCGTTTCTACCATCTTACCTTCAGCTAGACCTTGGTGCGCTTCAGCCCGATTCAACAACGTCCCTTCTCATCCTCATCGTTGGGCTCAGAAGTATTATGTCCCTTATGCTAAAGACCCTTCTTCTATTCGCCAGCTCCTCCATTGGGATGCAGCTTACGGTAACATCTCGTCTCACTTCACTTTACTACTTTGGCTGTTTGCTTTTGGCATTTAAATGAAAATACTGTATGATTTAGTCTCTGAATTTTTTTTTTTTTATTATTTATCTAGATCTAACTGATTTTTAAAGTCTATTTTTGTTGTATTAACAGCTGATCCTGGAAACTACATTGGTGACTACAGAGCTGACTGGGGTCCAATGAGCTTCCTCAGCGACTTCTTGAGACCGAGTTACTCTGAAGGGTCTTCGTGGTTTGCTTTACTAAAGAAAGCGGGAGGTGGTTGTAATGACCTCTTGTACAGTGGCCACATGCTTGTAGCTGTCCTAACCGCTATGGCTTGGACGGTATATATATATATTTATCCTTTTCTTCCTCCCATTCCACTTTTCAGCTAATTTTGTAACCTTTCTGTCTGTGGTAAAACCATCAACAGGAGGCTTATGGAGGTTTCTCTTCGGCGTTGATATGGTTGCTTGTGGCACACAGCGCACAGAGGGAAATAAGAGAGCGCCACCACTATTCAGTAGACTGCGTTGTGGCGATTTACGTTGGTATCCTTCTTTGGAAAATGACTGGTTTTATTTGGTCTAATAAGAGAAAGTCGAAGCAGACAGTGAGATTAGAGAAGATTCAGAACAGGCTTATTCACGCTGCCAAGGATTCGGATATGGAGACTGTTAGGAGACTTGTGGAGGAGATGGAGGTAAGCCTCGGGGAAGAGAAGCAGAGTGGAGTTGTCTCCAACAGGGCAATGACAGTGTTTGCGTGTGCCACAGTGATCACAACACTTGGTATAGTGATTCTGGCTTTAACTTTGACTAGCGACGGTTGAAAATACGAATTCTTAGTCTTCTCCACGGTTAAATTC
This genomic interval from Brassica oleracea var. oleracea cultivar TO1000 chromosome C2, BOL, whole genome shotgun sequence contains the following:
- the LOC106319356 gene encoding uncharacterized protein LOC106319356, which codes for MVLLRKSEDFSILPLLHPPKPGMMRRLSPSQMSGAGLGIAAISYVAVDYMRYVSPWGHSRLQPVLWSVLVLAVVTRVPFYKHWSKELRAAIPFLASIFFLLGALLFEALCVRSVTAVLGLDWHRDTSPLPDTGQWFLLALNESLPEAIVEILRAHIIGLHHFLMLFVMLGFSVVFDSVKAPGLGLGARYIFTMGLGRLLRAITFVSTILPSARPWCASARFNNVPSHPHRWAQKYYVPYAKDPSSIRQLLHWDAAYADPGNYIGDYRADWGPMSFLSDFLRPSYSEGSSWFALLKKAGGGCNDLLYSGHMLVAVLTAMAWTEAYGGFSSALIWLLVAHSAQREIRERHHYSVDCVVAIYVGILLWKMTGFIWSNKRKSKQTVRLEKIQNRLIHAAKDSDMETVRRLVEEMEVSLGEEKQSGVVSNRAMTVFACATVITTLGIVILALTLTSDG